The Desulfuromonas versatilis genome has a segment encoding these proteins:
- a CDS encoding methyl-accepting chemotaxis protein, producing MNWTISKKMLVMAAVVLVGLGTVSGLSFRTNSAIEATFAELDRRSQEIAALDGMETDLLRLRLAVMEFIDAGKGGSDSRGDQTTIEATAARLRETAGSLGAMADNDNDNERRLAEALQKETEGITAASLELVSLVESGAPWEQINNLDMRIDRYGEASVKQLGGFASEIRGEVAAAQQAMRGGIAQGATLTWVVGLACLAILGSAFFLLARGIIGPLRRAGEMLKKIEGGHLDMRLHQAGSDEIAQLGRTLDAFAESLQQEVVVPLQQLAAGDLTFKAVPRDGEDLLRGALQKLGVDLREMLGQIQEAGQQIASGSAQVADASQSLSQGATESAASLEEVSSSLNEMTSQVADTAENADQASRLAGEVQLAAELGNAHVQNMAGAMAEINQASREISKIIKVIDEIAFQTNLLALNAAVEAARAGQHGKGFAVVAEEVRSLAARSAKAAKETETLIAGSLQKMARGTEIADQTGAALQKIVAGVGQVTQLVGEIATATKEQAQGLGECNHGLGQIDQVTQQTTANAEQSAATSEELSRQAERLRQMLVRFKLAKTLRASQPSAAPKPQAAPAAPFAWGGALKEAIPSKNPAPVAIALDDEEFGRY from the coding sequence ATGAACTGGACGATCAGTAAGAAAATGCTGGTCATGGCGGCGGTGGTGCTGGTCGGCCTGGGCACCGTCTCGGGGCTCTCCTTCCGCACCAACAGCGCCATCGAAGCCACCTTTGCCGAACTGGACCGCCGCTCGCAGGAGATCGCCGCTCTCGACGGCATGGAGACCGACCTGCTGCGGCTGCGGCTGGCAGTCATGGAGTTCATCGATGCCGGCAAAGGCGGCAGCGACTCCCGAGGGGATCAGACCACCATCGAGGCGACCGCGGCCAGGCTTCGAGAAACGGCGGGTTCGCTCGGCGCGATGGCCGACAACGACAACGACAACGAGCGCCGCCTGGCCGAAGCTTTGCAGAAGGAGACCGAGGGCATTACTGCGGCGAGCCTGGAGCTGGTCTCGTTGGTGGAAAGCGGCGCCCCCTGGGAGCAGATCAACAACCTCGACATGCGGATCGACCGCTACGGCGAGGCCAGCGTCAAGCAACTCGGCGGCTTCGCCAGCGAGATCCGCGGCGAGGTGGCTGCCGCCCAGCAGGCCATGCGCGGCGGCATCGCCCAGGGGGCCACGCTGACCTGGGTGGTGGGCCTGGCCTGCCTGGCGATTCTCGGCAGCGCCTTCTTCCTGCTGGCCCGGGGGATCATCGGGCCCCTGCGCCGGGCCGGGGAGATGTTGAAAAAAATCGAAGGCGGCCATCTCGATATGCGCCTGCACCAGGCCGGCAGCGACGAGATCGCCCAGCTGGGGCGCACCCTCGACGCCTTCGCCGAGAGCCTGCAGCAGGAGGTGGTGGTCCCCCTGCAACAGCTGGCAGCGGGCGACCTGACCTTCAAGGCTGTGCCCCGCGACGGTGAAGATCTGCTGCGCGGGGCCCTGCAGAAGCTGGGCGTCGACCTGCGCGAGATGTTGGGGCAGATCCAGGAGGCCGGCCAGCAGATCGCATCGGGATCGGCCCAGGTGGCCGACGCCAGCCAGTCCCTCTCCCAGGGAGCCACCGAATCGGCGGCCTCACTGGAGGAGGTATCCAGCTCGCTCAACGAAATGACCAGCCAGGTCGCCGATACCGCCGAAAACGCAGACCAGGCCAGCCGTCTCGCAGGCGAAGTGCAGCTGGCCGCTGAACTGGGCAACGCTCACGTGCAGAACATGGCCGGCGCCATGGCCGAGATCAACCAGGCCAGCCGGGAGATTTCCAAGATCATCAAGGTGATCGACGAGATCGCCTTCCAGACCAACCTGCTGGCCCTCAACGCGGCGGTGGAGGCGGCCCGGGCGGGCCAGCACGGCAAGGGGTTCGCGGTGGTCGCCGAGGAGGTGCGCAGCCTGGCCGCCCGCAGCGCCAAGGCGGCCAAGGAGACCGAAACGCTGATTGCCGGCTCGCTGCAGAAGATGGCGCGCGGCACCGAGATCGCCGACCAGACCGGCGCCGCCCTGCAGAAGATCGTCGCCGGGGTCGGCCAGGTGACCCAGTTGGTCGGCGAAATCGCCACCGCGACCAAGGAGCAGGCCCAGGGGCTTGGCGAATGCAACCACGGGCTTGGTCAAATCGACCAGGTTACCCAGCAGACCACCGCCAACGCCGAGCAGAGCGCCGCAACCTCCGAGGAGCTGTCCCGGCAGGCGGAACGCCTGAGGCAGATGCTGGTGCGCTTCAAGCTGGCCAAGACCCTGCGCGCGAGCCAGCCGAGCGCCGCTCCCAAGCCCCAGGCGGCGCCCGCCGCGCCTTTTGCCTGGGGCGGCGCCCTCAAGGAAGCCATACCGAGCAAGAACCCGGCGCCGGTGGCCATCGCCCTCGACGACGAGGAATTCGGCAGGTACTGA
- a CDS encoding CheR family methyltransferase has translation MNDYLMPISDQEFQLMRELIYKRFGINLTEQKRSLLVSRLQKLIRGSGFAGFRDYYEHLVNDRSEEALGQLVDRVSTNHTFFNREKDHFEYFSNTALPAVVGALEKSGSRDLRIWCAGCSSGEEAYMLLMLLREFFGSDYGRWEAGLLATDISHRALTTARAGIYPDERMDSLPDQLRSRYFRRRAPGSWEVRDELRREATFRRFNLMNQVFPFKKPFHIIFCRNVMIYFDQPTRDGLVARFHRHTAPGGYLFIGHSETLGRNQDLFNYLQPATYQRRAT, from the coding sequence ATGAACGATTACCTGATGCCCATCAGCGACCAGGAGTTTCAGCTGATGCGCGAATTGATCTACAAACGCTTCGGCATCAACCTCACCGAGCAGAAGCGCTCGCTGCTGGTCAGTCGCCTGCAGAAGCTCATCCGGGGCTCGGGGTTTGCCGGCTTCCGGGATTACTACGAGCACCTGGTCAATGACCGCAGCGAGGAGGCCCTGGGCCAGCTTGTCGACCGCGTCTCGACCAACCACACCTTTTTCAACCGGGAAAAAGACCACTTCGAATATTTCAGCAACACCGCCCTGCCCGCGGTGGTTGGCGCGCTGGAGAAATCCGGCAGCCGGGATCTGCGCATCTGGTGCGCCGGCTGCTCAAGCGGCGAGGAAGCCTACATGCTGCTGATGCTGCTGCGCGAGTTCTTCGGTTCGGATTACGGTCGGTGGGAGGCGGGGCTGCTGGCCACCGACATCTCCCACCGGGCTCTGACCACGGCCCGGGCCGGGATCTATCCCGACGAACGGATGGACTCGCTCCCCGACCAGCTGCGCAGCCGCTACTTTCGGCGCCGGGCCCCCGGCAGCTGGGAGGTGAGGGATGAGCTGCGCCGCGAGGCCACTTTCCGGCGCTTCAACCTGATGAACCAGGTCTTCCCCTTCAAAAAACCCTTTCACATCATTTTCTGCCGCAACGTCATGATCTATTTCGACCAGCCGACCCGCGACGGCCTCGTCGCGCGCTTCCACCGGCATACCGCACCCGGCGGCTACCTGTTCATCGGCCACTCGGAAACCCTCGGCCGCAACCAGGACCTCTTCAACTACCTGCAGCCGGCGACCTACCAGAGGAGGGCCACCTGA
- a CDS encoding chemotaxis protein CheW: MTEVKEKTLDREAFAAEEEDTLDGKFLTFHLAGEDYGIEIRYVTEIIGIQKITEVPDLADCVKGVINLRGKVIPVMDVRLRFGLPAREYDDRTCIVVVEIDETAVGLVVDKVNEVSQIPAANIEPPPRTGRESGRYIQGMGKIEDKVKILLDVNRLLFADELQALGELAQTA, encoded by the coding sequence ATGACCGAAGTCAAGGAGAAAACTCTGGACCGCGAGGCGTTCGCCGCCGAAGAGGAGGACACCCTCGACGGCAAGTTTCTCACCTTCCACCTTGCCGGCGAGGATTACGGGATCGAGATCCGCTACGTCACCGAAATCATCGGCATCCAGAAGATCACCGAGGTGCCCGACCTGGCCGATTGCGTCAAGGGGGTCATCAACCTGCGCGGCAAGGTCATTCCGGTGATGGACGTGCGGCTGCGCTTCGGCCTGCCGGCGCGGGAGTACGATGACCGCACCTGCATCGTCGTGGTCGAAATCGACGAGACCGCCGTGGGCCTGGTGGTGGACAAAGTCAACGAGGTCTCCCAGATTCCCGCCGCCAATATCGAGCCGCCACCCCGCACCGGCCGCGAGAGTGGTCGTTACATCCAGGGGATGGGCAAGATCGAGGACAAGGTGAAGATCCTGCTGGACGTCAACCGCCTGCTCTTCGCCGATGAGCTGCAGGCCCTGGGTGAACTGGCCCAGACGGCCTGA
- a CDS encoding tetratricopeptide repeat protein, whose amino-acid sequence MCRTLTTLLLLALALPAHGGGAELIRIDKQEQLGTTRMVLELSALPAHRIEASGQRVDLFLTGVQAEALGAPLPENGQIIRILAARKGPDLMVSFLLRTPPRAVKVLTRPQPAAVMLDLVWDEAGAKVRPAIAAAVPGMPQIRSDQGALTLGGGSSYSGRWESFFETYDPGLKVAVALRYSLPALPQLVYDPLHAGPEGQTLKEGLGLCQQGDWSAGLALLRRLSASSLQGVDREALRLFRGEALARTGNPAGAEGELVQLLSEAPESALRIRAGYLLAWAKAAAGRPFEGSFELSTLSRGGAAYHPYNVLADLLQAEILLGAGSADKALGVLQAKRESAGAELGQLLALRRADALVGLERHGEALALYRRSELAEEFWLARPYSLGCYAQALERAGDYPAAAVRFGRLAELLKGVAGADLAGYAEGLSTLRAGHRERALEIFQRVRETHGEREGGFRAWLKMTDLAVLAGSAAGGPGVLSQYAEIARSAPSRQLREEALFKQSLVRKLAGDLAGCVADMESFLRQFAGSSLYRHGQALLAEVVPPLVEELIGRGDEIGALVLVERHRDLLVSGLVRPGFLLTLGQSFERMGLLDRAARVFQFMLDGFRGQPQEQECYLPVIRVLVAQQDFSGAVAAAATYFERFPQGEARNEVFALQLQALLASGRLEEAAKILTLSGRPVSPEIELLAGKIFWARENYPQAGAVLAGADAPGSDQDPPTALMLRAESLYRSGQGDQALPLYEQLAAGGPCVDQALFRCAQIRLATGQREMALNLLRRLAEKEENTPWQRAGAEFLQLEQQAGLRD is encoded by the coding sequence ATGTGTCGTACCCTTACCACTTTACTGCTGCTGGCCCTTGCGCTGCCTGCCCATGGGGGAGGAGCCGAGCTGATTCGTATCGACAAGCAGGAGCAGCTCGGCACCACCCGGATGGTCCTGGAGCTTTCGGCCCTGCCGGCGCACCGCATCGAGGCCTCGGGCCAACGTGTCGACCTGTTTCTGACCGGGGTTCAGGCCGAGGCCCTGGGGGCGCCGCTGCCGGAAAACGGGCAGATCATTCGCATTCTGGCGGCCCGCAAGGGGCCGGACCTGATGGTCTCCTTTCTGCTGCGTACCCCGCCCAGGGCGGTCAAGGTCTTGACCAGGCCGCAACCCGCCGCGGTCATGCTCGATCTGGTCTGGGACGAGGCCGGCGCCAAGGTCCGCCCGGCGATCGCCGCCGCCGTCCCGGGCATGCCTCAGATCCGTAGTGACCAGGGGGCGCTGACCCTGGGGGGCGGCTCCTCCTACAGCGGGCGTTGGGAGAGTTTCTTCGAAACCTACGATCCCGGCCTGAAGGTCGCCGTTGCCCTGCGCTACTCGCTTCCCGCGCTGCCGCAGCTGGTTTACGACCCCCTGCATGCCGGCCCGGAGGGGCAGACGCTCAAGGAGGGGCTGGGGCTTTGCCAGCAGGGCGATTGGAGCGCCGGGCTGGCGCTGCTCAGGCGCCTCTCGGCCAGCTCCCTGCAAGGGGTCGATCGCGAGGCCCTGCGGCTGTTTCGCGGGGAGGCCCTGGCACGCACCGGCAACCCGGCCGGCGCCGAGGGGGAGCTGGTGCAGCTGCTGAGCGAAGCGCCCGAGTCGGCGCTGCGGATCCGCGCCGGTTACCTGCTGGCCTGGGCCAAGGCCGCAGCGGGAAGACCCTTCGAGGGGAGCTTCGAGCTGAGCACGCTGAGCCGGGGCGGGGCGGCCTATCACCCCTACAACGTCCTGGCGGACCTGCTGCAGGCCGAGATCTTGCTTGGCGCCGGCAGCGCCGACAAGGCCCTGGGGGTATTGCAGGCCAAGCGGGAGTCTGCCGGAGCAGAGCTGGGGCAGTTGCTGGCGCTGCGGCGGGCCGACGCCCTGGTCGGCCTGGAGCGCCATGGCGAAGCCCTGGCCCTTTACCGCAGAAGTGAGCTGGCCGAGGAGTTCTGGCTGGCGCGCCCCTATTCCCTGGGCTGCTACGCCCAGGCCCTGGAGCGAGCCGGCGATTATCCGGCCGCGGCCGTTCGCTTCGGGCGGCTGGCCGAGCTGCTCAAGGGAGTGGCCGGCGCCGACCTGGCCGGGTATGCCGAGGGGCTCAGCACCCTGCGGGCGGGGCACCGGGAGCGGGCCCTGGAGATCTTCCAGCGGGTCCGTGAGACCCACGGCGAGCGCGAAGGAGGTTTCCGGGCCTGGCTGAAGATGACCGATCTGGCGGTTCTCGCCGGCTCGGCGGCCGGCGGCCCGGGCGTGCTCAGCCAGTATGCCGAAATCGCCCGCTCCGCCCCGAGCCGCCAGCTGCGCGAGGAAGCCCTGTTCAAGCAGTCCCTGGTGCGCAAGCTCGCCGGCGACCTTGCCGGGTGCGTGGCGGACATGGAAAGTTTTCTGCGCCAGTTCGCCGGCAGTTCCCTCTACCGGCACGGCCAGGCGCTGCTGGCCGAGGTGGTCCCGCCGCTGGTCGAGGAGTTGATCGGCCGGGGTGACGAGATCGGCGCCCTGGTGCTGGTGGAGAGGCACCGGGACCTGCTGGTTTCCGGCCTGGTCCGCCCCGGGTTCCTCCTTACCCTCGGCCAGTCCTTCGAGCGGATGGGGCTGCTGGATCGCGCCGCCCGGGTGTTTCAGTTCATGCTGGATGGCTTCCGGGGACAGCCGCAGGAGCAGGAATGTTACCTGCCGGTGATCCGGGTGCTGGTCGCCCAGCAGGACTTTTCTGGCGCAGTCGCCGCCGCCGCGACCTACTTCGAGCGCTTCCCCCAGGGGGAGGCGCGCAACGAGGTTTTCGCCCTGCAGCTGCAGGCGCTGCTGGCCAGCGGGCGGCTGGAGGAGGCTGCCAAAATTTTGACCTTGTCCGGGCGCCCCGTCAGCCCGGAGATCGAGCTGCTGGCCGGGAAGATATTCTGGGCCCGCGAGAACTACCCCCAGGCCGGCGCGGTGCTGGCCGGGGCCGATGCCCCCGGCTCCGACCAGGACCCGCCCACGGCGCTGATGCTGCGCGCCGAGTCGCTTTACCGCTCGGGCCAGGGCGACCAGGCCCTGCCGCTTTACGAGCAGTTGGCCGCCGGCGGCCCCTGCGTCGACCAGGCCCTGTTCCGCTGTGCGCAGATCCGGCTCGCCACAGGCCAGCGGGAGATGGCCCTTAATCTTTTGCGCCGCCTGGCCGAAAAAGAAGAAAACACCCCCTGGCAGAGGGCGGGGGCAGAGTTCTTGCAACTGGAGCAGCAGGCGGGGCTTCGGGATTAA
- a CDS encoding chemotaxis protein CheA, producing the protein MKPNDEHLTVVRQEQISETRQPAPADDDKTRGDIMSDAISDDQIEIIQDFIQESRDMIDQLEPIIIELGQSCQGGNCWEIMDCTNSDCPRHGQDLQKPCWLDVGYLGEGLGTCLAASCAQDCLTCKVFRKTNGNQETMNAIFRLFHSMKGSASFLDLGHIASVAHAAESLLDLIRSGKIRMDPSHVELLCLACDFAKEALDLVETDFNDQGMAERAEAITARLKAAARLAQQLILDAGAPAAPAEYAADSVAPAPEAENCGVFEISPEMAERFVQEADELLQSTEQGLLAWAEAPGDQEPLSGLFRSMHSFKGNCGFFGLADLERLSHQMETLLQEARDAGGAGSGTLAETLLDMLDVLRVAVADISQGGEGRIDDLEKHLARLADLPPADDTLTSAEPSPPQEAPPQAPALRPATPTAKPPIAAQPGPGAAGKDPGANGAGTPGKGAIKRQDIRVDLEKLDRLINLIGEMVIAENMLIHNPDLEGLELENFHRAGQQMSKLVRELQEVAMIIRMIPVSGLFRRMIRLVHDLAVKSGKKVELKLSGEETELDKTVIETITDPLVHLLRNAMDHGLEPPEERRAAGKPEKGEVRLSARHEEGEVWITLEDDGRGLNRDKIIAKAISKGLIEGDGAELSDKAVANLIFQPGFSTADKVTDVSGRGVGMDVVKQNIEKIKGKIELQSTPGKGSRFILRIPLTLGIIDGMMVRVGDSRCIVPTLAIREAFRPLSEAITRTADGLEIVRVRDNFYPITRLHQILKKTPDSERLEDGILIVLEYQETGIALLVDEILGQQQTVIKGLSNFIGNVRWASGCTILGDGEVCLILDVGHIVEATEGTREAMAS; encoded by the coding sequence TTGAAACCAAATGACGAGCATCTTACGGTTGTCCGCCAGGAGCAGATCTCGGAAACCCGACAGCCGGCTCCCGCAGACGACGACAAGACCCGAGGGGACATCATGAGCGACGCCATTTCTGACGACCAGATTGAAATCATCCAGGATTTCATCCAGGAGAGCCGGGACATGATCGACCAGCTCGAGCCCATCATCATCGAGCTGGGCCAGAGCTGCCAGGGAGGCAACTGCTGGGAGATCATGGACTGCACCAACAGCGACTGCCCCCGCCATGGCCAGGACCTGCAGAAGCCCTGCTGGCTGGATGTCGGCTACCTGGGCGAAGGCCTCGGCACTTGCCTGGCCGCAAGCTGTGCCCAGGATTGCCTGACCTGCAAGGTCTTTCGCAAGACCAACGGCAACCAGGAGACGATGAACGCCATCTTCCGGCTGTTCCACTCCATGAAGGGCAGCGCCAGCTTTCTCGACCTGGGGCACATCGCCAGCGTCGCCCACGCCGCCGAGAGCCTGCTGGATCTGATCCGCTCGGGAAAAATCCGGATGGACCCTTCCCACGTCGAGCTTCTCTGCCTGGCCTGCGATTTCGCCAAGGAAGCCCTCGACCTGGTGGAAACAGACTTCAACGACCAGGGCATGGCCGAGCGGGCCGAGGCCATCACCGCCCGCCTCAAGGCGGCGGCGCGCCTGGCCCAGCAGCTGATCCTCGACGCCGGAGCCCCAGCCGCCCCTGCGGAATACGCGGCGGACTCCGTCGCCCCGGCCCCGGAAGCAGAGAATTGTGGCGTGTTCGAGATATCGCCGGAAATGGCCGAACGCTTCGTCCAGGAAGCCGACGAACTGCTGCAAAGCACCGAGCAGGGGCTGCTCGCCTGGGCCGAGGCGCCGGGCGACCAGGAACCGCTCTCCGGGCTGTTCCGCAGCATGCACAGCTTCAAAGGGAACTGCGGTTTCTTCGGCCTGGCGGACCTGGAAAGGCTCAGTCACCAGATGGAAACCCTCCTCCAGGAGGCCAGGGACGCGGGCGGCGCCGGCAGCGGCACCCTGGCCGAAACCCTGCTCGACATGCTCGACGTGCTGCGCGTGGCGGTGGCTGACATCTCCCAGGGCGGCGAGGGACGCATCGACGACCTGGAGAAACACCTGGCCAGGCTTGCCGACCTGCCACCCGCGGACGATACGCTCACCAGCGCCGAACCAAGCCCCCCGCAGGAAGCGCCTCCCCAGGCCCCTGCCCTGCGCCCCGCCACCCCTACGGCCAAGCCGCCCATCGCTGCCCAGCCGGGTCCGGGGGCCGCAGGGAAGGACCCCGGAGCCAACGGCGCAGGGACACCGGGCAAGGGGGCCATCAAGCGCCAGGACATCCGCGTCGACCTGGAAAAGCTCGACCGCCTGATCAACCTGATCGGCGAGATGGTCATCGCCGAGAACATGCTGATCCACAACCCCGACCTTGAAGGGCTCGAGCTGGAGAACTTCCACCGCGCCGGGCAGCAGATGAGCAAGCTGGTGCGCGAGCTGCAGGAAGTCGCCATGATCATCCGCATGATCCCGGTGTCGGGGCTGTTCCGCCGGATGATCCGCCTGGTGCACGACCTGGCCGTCAAATCGGGCAAGAAGGTGGAGCTCAAGCTCTCAGGCGAGGAGACCGAGCTGGACAAGACGGTCATCGAGACCATCACCGACCCGCTGGTCCACCTGCTGCGCAACGCCATGGATCACGGCCTGGAGCCCCCCGAGGAGCGCCGGGCGGCGGGCAAGCCCGAAAAGGGCGAAGTCCGGCTTTCGGCCCGTCACGAGGAAGGGGAGGTCTGGATCACCCTGGAGGATGACGGGCGCGGCCTGAACCGGGACAAGATCATCGCCAAGGCGATCAGCAAGGGCCTGATCGAGGGGGACGGCGCGGAGCTTTCCGACAAGGCGGTGGCCAACCTGATTTTCCAGCCCGGCTTTTCCACCGCCGACAAGGTCACCGACGTGTCGGGGCGCGGCGTGGGCATGGACGTGGTCAAGCAGAACATCGAAAAGATCAAGGGGAAGATCGAACTGCAGAGCACCCCGGGCAAAGGCAGCCGCTTCATCCTGCGCATCCCGCTGACCCTCGGGATCATAGACGGAATGATGGTGCGGGTCGGCGATTCGCGCTGCATCGTGCCGACCCTGGCCATCCGCGAGGCCTTCCGCCCGCTCTCCGAGGCCATCACCCGCACCGCCGACGGCCTGGAGATCGTGCGGGTGCGGGACAATTTCTACCCCATCACCCGGCTGCACCAGATCCTGAAAAAAACCCCGGACTCGGAGCGGCTCGAAGACGGCATCCTGATCGTGCTCGAATACCAGGAGACCGGCATCGCTCTGCTGGTGGACGAAATCCTCGGTCAGCAGCAGACCGTCATCAAGGGGCTCTCGAACTTCATCGGCAACGTCCGCTGGGCCTCGGGCTGCACCATTCTCGGTGACGGCGAGGTCTGCCTGATCCTCGATGTCGGCCACATCGTCGAGGCCACCGAGGGGACCCGGGAGGCCATGGCCAGCTGA
- the flgB gene encoding flagellar basal body rod protein FlgB, whose amino-acid sequence MPVTGLFDRTFGLLEKVLDLRLQNQKVISSNIANADTPGYAPARLEFEEGLQRYMAQGPQVMARTDAAHLAPGGAVEARVVRERGLSAVGDGNGVELEREMLDLAENQILYEATTQMINKKLGLLKYVAQDGR is encoded by the coding sequence ATGCCAGTGACGGGACTTTTCGATCGCACCTTCGGTCTGCTGGAAAAGGTGCTGGACCTGCGCCTGCAGAACCAGAAGGTGATCAGCTCGAACATCGCCAACGCCGATACCCCGGGCTATGCCCCGGCCCGGCTCGAGTTCGAGGAGGGGTTGCAGCGCTACATGGCCCAGGGGCCGCAGGTCATGGCCCGCACCGATGCCGCGCACCTGGCCCCCGGCGGCGCCGTGGAGGCGCGGGTGGTTCGCGAACGCGGCCTTTCCGCGGTGGGCGACGGCAACGGCGTCGAGCTCGAGCGCGAGATGCTCGACCTGGCCGAAAACCAGATCCTCTACGAGGCGACCACCCAGATGATCAACAAGAAGCTTGGCCTGCTCAAGT